CGCTCGCTCTGTGTGATCACAGTTCGTCGCCCCGTCAGAGATAACTTGCGGGGTGGCGGCTCACCCCGTTAAGGATGTGCATGATGACGGCAGGAAAACTTCGCATCGGCGTTCTCGGCTCCGGCAAAGGCTCGAACTTTGTCGCCATTGCCAACGCTGTGGAGCGCGGCGAAATCAATGCCGAGATTGCGCTGGTGCTGAGTGACGTCGACGACGCTGGCATTTTGGCCCATGCCCGCGCGCATCGGTTTCCGGCACAGTTCATCCCGCCGGGAAAATTTCGCACGAAGCTCGACGACGAAGCTGAACGTGCAGTCGTGGGTGGCCTGCAGTCTGCGAAGGTGGACCTCGTCGTTCTCGCCGGATTCATGCGCGTATTGAAGGGCGAGTTCCTGCGGGCGTTTGAAGGCCGCATCGTGAACATTCATCCGTCCTTGCTTCCCGCATTTCCTGGCCTGCTCGCGTGGAAGCAGGCGCTTGATCATGGTGTGAAGGTGACGGGGTGCACGGTTCATTTCGTCGACGCGGGCGTTGATTCCGGCGCGATCATCGGCCAGCAAACGGTCGAGGTGCTGGACGATGACACTCCCGAGACACTGCATCAACGGATTCACGCTGCCGAGCATCAGCTTTATCCGCGATGCGTGGCGGCGCTGGCCGCCGGCAGAATCTCGGTCCAGGGACGGCGCGTGACCTGGAAACGAGATTGACCCGGCTCACGGGCGGAGCGCTGGGCGGGACGAGGGGGCTTCCATGTGAAGGTGCCCTCTAATTGGACCGGATGACATCGTCCGCTTCCATGACAGTGCTGTCATCGAAACGGCGATTCGGTCCCGCCGAGCGGATGAGGACGCCTGTGTCCGAAAAGTACACGCGAAGCGCGGTTCCCCAGGGATCGACGAACTCGCCTTTTTCATTCAGGTCGGTTTTGCGTCCGACGATGACGATCACGTTTTTGGGATTGTTGCCCTGGAGGGCCTTGGCGACCTCTGCGTTTCCGCCGATGGGGTACGCGCCGACGCGTTCCTTATATTTCTGAAGGGAGGTGAAGAGGTTTTCGATGTCTTCGTTGAACTTCGCGGTACGGGCATTAACGCGCAACGTGTTCCAGGCCTGGCCTGCCCAAACGATGCCGGCGACCAGCGTGATGACGCCGAGTCCGATAAGGATTTTCTTCATGCCTGCACTTCAGCAGGCAAGGTACCAATGTTCAGGCTTTGGAGGACGCGGGCTCAGTCGAACTGTTGCGAATGACGAGTTCGGGGGGCATGCGTTTGGATTCCACGCGTTCGCCTCGAATGGCTTGCATCAACATGTCGAGTCCGGCCAGGCCCAGGCGGAATTTGGGCTGTCGAACCGTCGTGAGCGGGACGCGGAAATATTCGCTGGCGAGGACGTTTCCAAAACCGACGACGGACAGATCCTGGGGAATGCGAACGCCCTGGTTTAACAACGCATTGGAGCAGCCGATTGCGACGAGGTCATTGGCGGTCTGGACCGCGGTGGCGCCGCACGATTCGTTCAACATCTGCAGGGCAGCTTTCACGCCATCCTCAACTGTGCCGCCTGCTTGAAACACAAGTTTTTCGTCGACGTCAGAGCCCGACTCGCGCAACGCCCGGCGATATCCCTGAAACCGATCCTGGGCCCACGGCGCGGCGAGGGGTCCGCCGAGAAATGCGATTCGCCGGTGGCCGAGCTGCAGCAAATGCTGGGTTCCTAGATACGCTCCGAGAACGTCATCCACCTGAACGGATGGAAACGCCGCGCAAAATCGGGCTGAAGGTCCGAGCAGGATTGTGGGTGTTCGACGAGCGAGCAGTTCCTGGTAAATGCGCGACTCGGGTTCCATTCGGTACACAGGCGCCACGAGCAGTCCGTCGATGCGACGCGATAACAGCCGCCGAATGCACGCTTCCTCGCGCTCAAGATTATTGCGCGTGTGCATGAGCATGAGGTCATAGCCGAGCTCGTGCGCGCGTTCCTCAATGCCCAGCACCATGCGGGCGTAAATGGGATCCGTGGTTGCCGGGATCAGAAGGCCAATGATCCTGGTGGTTCGCGTGCGCAGTCCCTGGGCGGTTGAATCGGGGACATA
This portion of the Verrucomicrobiia bacterium genome encodes:
- the purN gene encoding phosphoribosylglycinamide formyltransferase, whose translation is MMTAGKLRIGVLGSGKGSNFVAIANAVERGEINAEIALVLSDVDDAGILAHARAHRFPAQFIPPGKFRTKLDDEAERAVVGGLQSAKVDLVVLAGFMRVLKGEFLRAFEGRIVNIHPSLLPAFPGLLAWKQALDHGVKVTGCTVHFVDAGVDSGAIIGQQTVEVLDDDTPETLHQRIHAAEHQLYPRCVAALAAGRISVQGRRVTWKRD
- a CDS encoding LacI family DNA-binding transcriptional regulator yields the protein MVRLKDIAQYAHVSVMTVSKALRDAPDVSAATKARIKQLAQQMGYVPDSTAQGLRTRTTRIIGLLIPATTDPIYARMVLGIEERAHELGYDLMLMHTRNNLEREEACIRRLLSRRIDGLLVAPVYRMEPESRIYQELLARRTPTILLGPSARFCAAFPSVQVDDVLGAYLGTQHLLQLGHRRIAFLGGPLAAPWAQDRFQGYRRALRESGSDVDEKLVFQAGGTVEDGVKAALQMLNESCGATAVQTANDLVAIGCSNALLNQGVRIPQDLSVVGFGNVLASEYFRVPLTTVRQPKFRLGLAGLDMLMQAIRGERVESKRMPPELVIRNSSTEPASSKA